GAACGGGGGGAGCGGGGATTTCGTGTGACGACATTAACCTTTTTATTCTAACTCCGCTGTGTTTATTCATACCcgcatatttttttattgatcagcACCTTCTACAGGATTCTTCCGTTGGTGCGTAATTGCGCGACTGTGCGCGGCGTGGCGTTTGCGCCACGTGTGCGCAGGTTCGTGTCCCCCTCTGTACCTGCATGTGACCGACGGGACGGTCAAGTTCGCCGTGTCGGCGTCCTGCGTGACGTGATTCGTCCAGTATTCCGGCTGAGAGCGGCTGGGTGTTGTTTTATTCAGCAGTTGACCTCTGCGCGGTGCTCATCGCTCTCTGTTTAATCCTGGAGTGGGGGGGTCCACGCCAGGTAACACTTCAGGGCTCCTTTTCCCCACCAAACCGGCTCGATATCAGGAACTCTGATAAATCGTCGTGGGCTCCTGCCATCAAAACTTGACCCCGGGCGCGGCGCGCGCAGCTAATTGCGTGGACGTGGGCGAAGCGAAACTCTGGTTAAGCAAATTGGTGTTTAACCGGAAGCTCGGCGGCCTGGCTGCGCTGCATAATTCATGGTCGACACAAGAAAGCGGCGGGCGGGTGTGGGGTCTCTCCGCGGGGACGCCGATCGAGAAATATAGGGCAAGTCGACCCCACCCTCCGATCCCCGCCGTCCACGCAGCTCCCGATCAGAGGGTGGGGGCTTGAACTGGACCCGGTCCACGGACGCGCgtgggtttttatttaatgagttttatttattttatttttttttatattttcaggcGCAGTGAAAGAGAGAACACGTCACCAGACGGGCTTTGCCGTtaactattgtgtgtgtgtgtgtgtgtgtgtgtgtgtgtgtgtgtgtgtgtgtgtgtgtgtgtgtgtgtgtgtgtgtgttttattttatttatatttatcattAATTTCCGTGGATTCCTCCACTACACTCATTCTGTgctggggaggggggtgaaGAAACATTGCTGATCTTTACTCCCAAGTTAAAATCCCAAGTTATCGTTTTATATTTTGTGAGCTAGTTTCTCACAAGTCGTTAGTATAAAGAACGGTGCATTGTTCGGCCTCtcagtttttttggtttttggttaTAATTGTAAAACGAACTGGCGAATTAAATGCTCAGCTATGAGTGAAAATaagattctttaaaaaaaaatctccttccAAATGTTAGATTTCGTCAGAGACGCATTTCGCGAAATAACTATCGACaatgtatttaatttcattaaaaatgtgtacTCCAAGTAAACGGATGTTTAGCCGGTGTCCAGCTATAAACCGGATTTTACGATCCGCCGGACGGTGCTGGGGTATGTTCCTGTCAGATTCATATAAATTATGTATGGGACATGATTAGAGAGTCTTATGCACATTTCTTTGAACATATTTCTTAGCATTaaatgtgacccccccccctccatacACACATAGGCTGATCGTTTCACGAACACTtcgatcgtgtgtgtgtgtgtgtgtgttttcctaaTTTGTATTGACCAACACTTCATTCGTTAAACTGAAATGTTATAATCGAAACTGTATCGTCGCTGCATCGTGGAACTTCCGTGGGGGAGCAGTGGGAAATGACGTCTCTGTCCACGGTGCTGAAAACATCCGCGCATGAACGTCTGGCCCCGCGAATCCAGAAATGTATGCTAATTACAtcttcataaatatttatttgtgggCCTGATTACTTTTGATGGCGCGATAGGGCTTTCAATGTTGCTTATTAGTACATCGAAATAATCATAATGcagcaataacaataacaataattcatgaaaataataacaatgttgGTAAAGCTACAACTATTGCAACATGATAATAtaattaatgataataaaatggaaaagagTGTTCAAACGTTAAAGAAACGTATTCTGGTGTCGTTTCCGCGCTTTTTCCGCCAGATAACCGCTCAGCGGCGTGTCTCAGGACCCCGAGCGCAGCCCACCGGAGTGAGGGAACGTTCTCGTCCGGAGGAGCCTCGGATCTCGGCTCATTAAAAAACCATGCTCCTTCCCACGCCTCAGCTCCTCAGCAGCATCCCTCCACTTCCTCAACACGGACGTCGCAGGTCGCCGTGCGTGGTCGCCGTGCGTGGGGCGGGATCCACAGCCGGTAAACAACAGCCGCGGGAACGCGTTGACGCTTTAACTTCTCCTCAACTTCTCGCTGAGCGCCGCTGTTGCTCCTGttgcactcacacccatcatgatgaagtgcttagagaggctggtcatgaaacatatgaagacctaTTGCAGTTTCCCTATGCCcttgccaccaccctgcatgtGACActaaggacacatacgcacgaaagcacctggtcgagaagctgagcctactgggcctgaacacctccctctgcaaccgGATCTTGGACTTCTTTACTgatcaggaacagcatctccagcaccaccgtACTGAGCACTGGAGttctggagcagtggtggcctagcggttcaggaagcggccccgtaatcaggaggttgccggttcgaatcccgatccaccaaggtgccactgaggtgccactgagcaaggcaccgtccccacacactgctccccgggcgcctgtcatggctgcccactgctcactcagggtgatgggataaatgcagaggacaaatttcactgtgtgcaccgtgtgctgtgctgctgtgtatcacatgtgacaatcacttcacttcactttaaaactttagttcctcagggctgtgtgctcagtccaatgctgttcaccctgctgacccacgactgtgcagcgatgcacagctccaaccacatcatcaagtctgccgatgacacgaccgtggtgggtctcatcagcaagaacaatgagtcagcgtacagagaggagcTGCAATGTCTgatggactggtgtaaggtcaacaatctgtttctgaacttGGACAAAAtcaaggagatgattgttgacttcagaagacaacggcGCGACCATTCTTCACTGAACATCAATGGATCTTGTGTGGACATCATCAAGTTCTtcagtgttcatctagaggagaaccatgaatctcctggaatctcaacacctacttctatagagggaccattgaaagtgaagtgattgtcattgtgaaacactgcagcacagcacacggtgacacaacaaaatgtgtcctctgcttttaaccatcacccttggtgagcagtgggcagccatgacaggcacccggggagcagcgtgtggggacgatgctttgctcagtggcacctcagtggcaccttgctggatcgtgattcgaaccttctgattacggggctgcttccttaaccactatgccACCTAGTGGTGAGAGCATTGcaagcattctgaccagctgcatcactgtctggtttggttACTGCACCATATCGGACCGCAAGGCCCTACtacagatagtgaggacagctgagaagatcatcggagtctctcttccctccataacggacatctACCACACGCTGCattaggaaagccaccagcatcgtgaaggactctacacaccactcacatgcactcttcaccctcctaccatctggaaaaaggtacagaagcattcaggccctcactgtCAGACTCTGCAagagcttcatcccacaggccatcagacaccggAACAGTTTCcactctggacacacacacacacacacacacacacacacactacctgtgTTATTTTGAGTAAAATGACCTAttactgttccattttgcacagcaatattttcaCGATTTTACTTCgcacatttatttcttactcatttcactagttCAGCGccgtctgtctcattgttgtctacatgttttgttgttaaatgttactctcgCACCGCCCGTGTCCCCTAATTGCACCTTacgtagcccagtttgtctgtgtcgcacctTGTTAAAACGTTACGACATGTTCCGTTGCTTCGTTCCACTATGTACCATCTTCAGCTCGACTTCAACTTCAATTCTGCACACATCCTGTGTCGTGTTGTCTTCACtaattgtacattttaaagTTTATTCAGGTTTTTATTGGATCATTTGCTGCAAATTCAAAACGTCCAGAGATGGTAAAAGTATGCTGTTCTATAGAAGTTCAAGCAGATCTAGACGTTTGACCTCGGGAACCTCGGGCCGAGGGGTGTGGTCGATAGAGCGGGTCACCAGGAGGCCTCCGCTGTTCCGGGGCCGCCAGTAAAACCCGCATCAAACATTTACAGCGTTCCGACGTCATTTCCCGTCACTCAATCCCGCTCCACTCGAAATAGTGAGCCGATTATTAGAGGTGACGTGTCGGCGCTCGGGTCACCAGTGTCGTGTGTCCCCGCCGACGTTCTCCACGCGCCCCTGTTCCTCATTAAGCTTCATTAATTGTACAATGTTCCTAATTACGGCGCCGAGAGTCCACGGAACCGACGCGAGTGGGGTgctggtgggttttttttttgtttttttttttttaccggggTGGGGGGTAAATGTAACAGAGAGCTCACGCTCTCAAAGGCCCCAGCGCCGAGCTGCACTCAACACTCCGCCTTCATTAAAATTTCATCCGCAGCGCTTGGCCAAGGTCTATTTATGAAAATGCACTTTCCGCTCGgcgaaaacacacacgcacacacacacacacatacgcacacagcCGGGGCAGGAATGCAGATCCGACACGGCCACGCACCGGCCCCGCTCCCCGGCGCGGAGCGTTGTGGGACGTGGCGGAGGGTCTCCAGATGTTCACCTCCTGCCCGTCCGCCTTTCTTTCCTCTTCTGGCAGCCGCTGGAATTTACGCGCGCCGCtgttttgtgtaaaatgttcGGCTCGTTCGGTTCCGGCAGGAGCGACGCGTGAATTATTGAAAACGAACAATTAAGGACGAGCGTCGTGGGGCCGCGCGGCTCATTCCCGCGCACGCTCCGTTATAACGACTCATTGTCAGCGTGCACATGtagattaaatgtcatttaggctcatatttataataaataattacaattttaaaaatgtgttaataaaCTATCTACTTTGTGCTTTAAAAGACTTTTAAAATCATTTCGATATAATCTGTGATTGGATcgaaaagaaacacattttcagcCTTATCAAACCTTACTGACTTTTGTCACGACATctataatataaattaattttatggTTTAAATGCACTTCATATAACACAGGTCTGTCGTGAAGActctatttaatttttaatatggTGATTTCGGGTATTTCGCTGCTGATTGATTTTTACTGTGTAAACCCgttgtgtgtgtcggtgtgtgttgtgtgtctgttcctactgctgtgggtttttttttttttttttgcatttcggTGTAAGTGACTCTGCGCCCTTGTTGTACAACAAGAGGATATCGGCTTCTTAACAAACACGTACAAAATCAATATCGTCATaactgttcatatttattattcattaataaCGTCCCGTGCAGGCCTGGTCAACACAACCACGAGGCTCCCGATTTCCATCTATCggatattaattaataaaccCCAACATGGTCGAGTAGTATTCTGTTATTTAACCCAACCTAACGGAATAGCATAAAATATGCCCGAAATATTAATATCATTCATTGTTGTTCGTTAAGAAGGTTAAATTAATTGTGTAATATTTTACTCCTTTAGGTACATCAGCGCTGAATTCTTTcaagtatatataaaaaaatgaatagataattccccaaattattattattattatcattattatgtgAACAAAGTCTCTAGAGAGATTATTATTCTATGATTGTGAGAACCTCGGTGTAAAtggtatatatgtgtgtgtgtgtgtgtgtatctgtatatCTATGTAATCCTGGGGTTCATGTTGCTGCCAGTGAGAAGAATCGTGAGCAGAGCGTAACGAGGTAAAACGTGCAGGTTTATTTCAGTTTCTGTCGCTTGCACAGACACATTTTAAGCACACCGTCACAAATGAAAGTTTCCGtgagttaaaagaaaaaaaaaaagttgcaataacttaaattcaaataaatatgagaacaataaaaacaaatgaaataaaacggatatttataaataatcaaaaaaataaCCAGAACAATATCTACAAAGTGCACTGTCCTTTTTTTCGGGAAGACAACATTATTGATTTTTCCCATCCAaaagaaaattataataaatataacaacaataataataatgatagatCATAATATTTCCAGTATTTTGTGAAGACTGAGGGAGTTCTTACAACGCAATTCTTCGAATCGTTTGATTGTCAAAGCATCGTTGCAGTGAAATAAGTCGAGACACACAACATTTAGGCCTACACATCCGTGTGCTATCTAGTTCGATTCGATGAAGAATCTcgtgaagaaaaataaaaacgaaaaactaaaaaaaaaaaaaaaatgttttctttatttttttcgttTCGCCACAAGGAGCCAAACGTAACCAAGAACGTGCCACGAGGTGGGTGATGAGGTAGACGCAGTAAAagtacgctgtgtgtgtgtgtgtatgtgtgtgcgtgcccgTGTGTGGATGTCCTCTTATTGCAAATGCATTCGAATGGAGAATCGGAACGACTATAAAACGCGCACACGACGCCCTACGAGTAAACCATGCAATGGATTACAGCACGACCCCCGCAGACCACCCTCTCCGAAACACAGACAGTAACACCAGGCTTTTATTCGTCTTCGGTAGTCTTCAGCACAACGACcgggtttctttctttttttttttcattttcttgagtttttttttttttaagaaaaaaaaaaagaaaacgacgCACTCTTCACGCACATAGGTGCAAATTATTCACAAGTATTTACaccaataaatataaaaaaagagttCATTTGACCTAAGAGAATAATAATTACTTTTCCATTTCCTTGTTTTGTACAGTAATTGCCTTTCGTTCTGGTCATCGGTGTCACGTCCCACGAGCGCTGGATCCACGCGTGGCCCCCTTCGATCCACTCTAAAAAATGCTGGGTTCCATCTTGCAGCCCCATGCGCTGGGTTCTGTGACCTTTTCGAATTAAAATTCCACGTCGGATCTCCCACTCGAACCCGGGCTCGGAACACGGAGGGGCAGCTAAACGCCTCTCTCATTTACACGCAATTACTGCTCCGACAAATACGAATCATGACGCAGGTAACCCAGCATTTTTTAGGCagccctgacccctgacccccggGCGCGCGAAAGCCCCGGCTGCGGTTCTCCGAACACGGTCTGGAGTTCGAGTTCGAGTTCCGGTTCGGACCTAGTGCGTCGCCGAGAACTTCATGCGCTTCTGCTTCTGCCGCTGGTTGCAGAACCAGACCCGCACCACGTTCTTTTTCAGGTCCAGCTTCTCGGCGATGGCGGCGATCTTCTCCGACGACGGCCGCGGCTGCACCGCGAAATAAGCCTCCAGCGAGCGCTTCTCCGGCGCCGCGATGGACGTGCGCTTCCTCTTCTTGTCGCCGCCGTTGAAGATCTCCGGCTTGGACATCTTCTCCCGCTGCGCCctctccgcctcctccagccACGCTTCCAGGATGGGCTTGAGGGCCACCATGTTGTTGTGGGACAGGGTGAGGGACTCGAAGCGGCATATCGTGCTCTGGCTCAGGCAGCCCACGCCCGGGATCTTGAGGTTCGCCAGGGCCGAGCCCACGTCGGCCTGCGTGACCCCGAGCTTGATCCTGCGCTGCTTGAAGCGCTCCGCGAACGACTCCAGCTCCCGTGGGTCGGGCTCGGAGTCCCCGACCACGGCCAGCGACGCGTGGGCCGCCAGGCCGTGCGGGTGCATGTTCATGGCCTGCGGGTGGTGGTGCTGCATGTGGTTGATGGCGGACATGTGCGAGTGCGGGTGCGCGGCCGTGGAGCACACGTCGCCGCCCGGCATGCCGCCCAGAGAGAGGCCGGGCGTCAGGTGGTCCAGCAGGTCCCCCTCCAGGCCCTGCGTGGGCTGGTGGTGCGGGTGGTGCGGGTGGTGGTGCGAGGTGAGGACCGACGGGTGGTGCAGGTGcgcggaggaggaggtgggcgTGCACGTCATGCTGGTCATGGTGGTCATGGTGTGGTAGGTGGCGTCCGGCTTGAACGGGTGCGACTTCTGCGCGACGATGTCCACGGCGGCCAGCGCCTCCGCTCTCTGCAGCAGGGTCTCGTCAAAGCCGGCGAAGATGTTCCCCTGCAGCTGCGGAGAACATCGGTCAACATCTACATCCTCAACATCTAACATGCACGAGTTACCCGACATGCACCGGCAACGAGTTGCAACGTACCGAAGGCGTGGGCAAGCACGCCCGCCGAATGGCCTCGGAGCTCGTGGGCAGGGGCGTGTATTTGGGCTCGTGGAGGATCGGGTGCATGCTGAACGCCTGCTTGCTGTTCATCGACATCATGATGGCAGGAGCGGGATGAAGGCCGTGTCTCGTCCTCTTCGCTCGTCTCTTCGCCGAATCTCCGCTCCGCAAGGTGATCGATAATAATAAACGATCTCTCTCTATTTATTgaactttttgttgttttttaatctcTCTCTTTGTAAAATGACAGGCGTGTGTCCCTGTCTGCGAGTCGTCCAGCGGAACTTGGTCTTTGGTGCGGAGGACAGCGCCGCAGGCACCTATAATATAAGTCCGCGCTCggggccacgcccacactctaactcggccccgcccacccgcgCGTCGCCGAGCTCCGCTGGCTCCCTTATTGGGTGACGCGCGCGCGTCCACGCCCCGGTCCCGCCTCTCGTCGGTTGGCTCAGGTCGGAGGGGGCGTGACGATGGGTTCGCCCACCGGGACGCTCTCATTGGTGCAGCGGCTCGGCCATACAAAGGATTGGTCGGTCCGCTTAAAACCACGCCCAAAAAGGCAGACGCCAACACGTAGGCTTTAGGAAAATTACGTACCAGTTATTATTTCAGCAGttactttacatatttttatgtatatagatttttattttgactAAAATAACTACAGttactcaaagaaatacaaaaaaagagaattgaATTAAACTGAATGCATTGAAATCCTAGCAATAAAAGACGTTTATGGTTCTGTGCTGGTCCTTCGTTTGACATCCGCGAGAAATGATTCCATGAATTAATCATTGGCCATTTACTTTGTGGCATGTACCACAGTATGGATTCTCAATTAGAGAATAAACAGAACGGGGCTAGCCCAGAACGTATCGCACGTGCGATGAAATATTAATCGTGAGACCCATTGGTGAACTGAGCAAATCCTGTCAGTCAAAAACCTCCTTAGCCGTCGGTCCGACTTCTTCTCGCAGCTTTTGTTACGTCGATGTCACGTGTTGAGGTGTGACGTTGCGGCCCGTGGCAGGATGGCGTCTGATGGTGACTGATTGTGTCTGGTCCTGAAACAACACAATTGAACATGACCGAATTGCAGAGGAACATTGTCACTATGCTCcgcaaacacatacacacgcacagccTCCCATTGTGGCTGGTTCTCCATCGGGGCCACGGAACCTTGCTCATCAAATATGTATTAGCCCTACTCTCGctcctgctccctctctctctctctttctctctctgggcATTTCTGGTCACCAGAGGCTCCAGCAGCTCACAGGCAGAATGACAAACAGCGACAGGCAGACAGGAGACAAACAAACAGGCCAGCAAGTTACAGGAACAGGTACAGCAACCGGCCAGGCAGACACAAAGACACGCCcgacccccccccttcccacacacgcacacacagcaaaagcagCGAACCCCAGCGTTAAGTTGCCGCCTTGCCAGCGTTCCGCTCAGTCCTCCGTCCTGCACACATAAGCCTGGGGAAAGTGCCTGATTGTGGCTAATGGAACATTTCCTGCCATGAATATTAATGCGCTAGTTGGGAATTGGTTTTTATTTGGCTGTTGTGAAGCGACTTCCACCAAAGACGGGCGCTGGGTGAACCTCTCTCAGGTGGTGGCGGGAGGTTTGGAGGTGGGGTCTCCCGGCCCAGCCTGGCGAAACGCATGCGCAGAGCATTAACTTTTCATTGGAGGCCTACATTATGAGCTATTGTAGTTATTATGTAATGCAGTGCAACACACTGGGGGACGGTTCCATGGCTCTACATACAGCAGTGGAGTTTGGGGACGGTTGCGAATGTGAAATTGACTCACCAACCATCTCTGGTCTGGCAGCGGACAGGAGTGTCTCGGGGTGTCTACATAACCGACGTGCTGTTTGCGATGTGGCGTGAGGGGCATCACGAGCAAAGGAAACACGGGATGAAGGGAGGAGACGGTGAGCGTGTGTCCACGCCATGGCTCCCCTTCAAACTagtctaataaaaaaaaggcaccttttTTATTGATTGAGTGGGTTCACTGCAAATCTTGAATAACATTAGTGACTATTTGCATTAAATTAGATTATTAGattacattattttactttattaaagTACAAATGCAATATTGCTAAGGTGACTTGTTGCACGATTCAGGATTATGTGTGGGCAGATTGATCAGAATAGTGCGATCTTCATTGTGAATTGATGCAGGACATGGCAATTGCACTGATCGCggtttgtgttttaaataatgCCTTTCGTCAGTGTTTAAACAGTGGCGCCATGAAGAGATGGAATTATTCACCCCTCGTGCATTAAATAACAGCCACCGTGCTGCGAAATGTACGCGGGACATGGAACACTCGAAGGGAATTATTAACTGTGCCAAGCCTGTCAGATGTCTGAGCagatctcctctctctctctctctctctctctctgtgacgTCTGACTCTGTCcccttttacttcacttccccccTGCCCTGCCCTCTCCTCGGTGACCCTCCCCTGTGTTTACATTGAGCTGTAGTGCTTCAGTTTGCCTTCCACTTTGGTTCCATTTGCAGCAGCATGAGCGTTCCCCAGTTGCGCCGGGCCCTGACCACTTTACGGCCGCATCTGCTACAAAGTGACCGTCCCGTTTCAGCCAACATGCAGACGGAGGGTTGGGGAGGCCGCCGCTCATCCGGACCCTCCGAGGGAAAGAGCGCGGATGCGCGGCACAAGCGAATGTTTCTGCTATGCTGAGCAAATGGACCGATTCCAAAGTGAACACACGCTCGCTACCTCCGTACCTGACTTCCCCTTCACCCACCGCCTCTCTCGTCCTCTCTTTCCACCGTGTCCCCTGTCCACCTCCACCCCGCCCGTCCGATTGATAAATTATAAATGTTGTGTAAAATCTAGTATTGTGGACTCTCGAGCCATTCACCAAATCGCCGGCTTCACACTGAGGGGGCTGCCGAAGGGGAGGGGGTGTCTAACTATGGGCTTTAATGTAATTGCCTTTAGGGTTCCTGGTAAATATTTCATTGACTGCCAGCACAAATTAAACATACAAAGCTGCAACAGGGAGTCTGCCGCTATGCTTTAAACCTCCTGCTTTCCTGAAGAGGTGATGCGCCAGCGTGCAACACTGGTCCTCTGAGTGCCGTTCTTTAGGTGGGGGTCCGAAAGAAAGTTGCTCTTGTGGAAGGAAGGGGAATGTTCACGGAGTGGAAAGTGCAGTGTGGACTGTTAAGAAGACGCTTAGTTGACTCTGAATGACTCTGTTGCATGCTGATAAAGCATTGGTATTTGCAGCCTAAGGGGCATTTTGACTCGTTTTGAGGCCTGAAGCGCATGGTCCGTGGCCTAGGTAAACAGGAAGCTCAGCGATGAAGGCAGGATGGACTTCAGGCACGGTCGCGAGCTGGCAGGCCATTGCAGGAGGCATCTCCGGCAGGTTCCATTACTGTACTGTTGACACAACTGTTTCGGATGACTTTTCAAGGTTCCCCTGTCTCCATTTCTCTCGCTCGCGCAGGTCGTTCTCAATGATTTTTCTCTCTTAGTGTGGCCATTTGTCTGCCAAACTCTTCTTTCAGTCTCGTTTCAGCCTCTCTTTCCCTTCCCCTCATTTACCTGACGTCTTCCGTACATCATGCACTGGCTGCGCTCTCAGAGAGGGGCTGAATCAATAGATTAACTGAGTGCTTATGAATTATACATCAGAGCCCTACAGCAATTGGACTTAAAGAGACTGTGCTCTAGAACTGACGTGTAAAAAGCTTTAAAGTACAACACTGTTTTACTCGTGGGTACTAAGCGGAATGAAGGCCTCCATCGTCACCTGGAAGCCACAGTCTGAACTCTTGCCTGTTGTGTGGCAGCAGCGAGGATGAGCGTGAAACTCATTCGTCTGCAATGACGAGTGACAACTGTTGATGTTTGAACACAGTTGGATAGAGAGGAGAGTAAATTCAACTGAAAGTAAACATAAATTTGCATGAGAGACACcagttattttaataataaactcAACTGAAAAATAGAATGTAGAAGATGGAGACATACCCAGGGCTGAGCTATCCCTGACAGGTGCTCGTTTTTGAATGTTCTTCCTTCCTCTTTTAGTGAGACACTTTTTGCAAGGTGATCAGGAATTGGGTTGAGAAATTGGGTTTGAGGTTCTGAATTCCCCGGGCCTCATCCTGagcataggggcagtggtggcctagcgggtgaggaagtggCACcgcagccaaggtgccactgaagtgccactgaagtggcactgagcaaagcaccgtccccacgcactgctccggACGCCTGTCAGggtttaaccatcagccttggagaagccgaggacacatttggttgtgtgcactccttgctgtgtatcacttaatattaaacattaaacataataataatcatcataatcttcatcattattattgttatttaggGTTGCCATGAAAAAATGGCAACTATAAAACTACTTTAGAAATGACCAGATCCTTTTCCTGCCACTTCCCATAATGTCTCTCTCgtccttttaaaaaatgcattacagaCAGCTATAgttttaacaataaaatgcaattaatcatgattaattggTGGCAAATTATGCACTTAAtttattcttcttattattaacCTGATGTAGACATTACCGCTTCCATTTCTCTACATTTTCAGAATAATTTCTCTGTAATAGCACTGTGGTTTAATATTCACATTTGCATATAATAGTGATTTACATgatcttgttgttgttgttgttgttgtttttgtttgttctacGAGAATagacagcagtaaaaaaaaacaacaaaatgccCTAAAGATGTGGTAAGCtgaagacagagggagagagaggggtgacTGAGAGATATGTGGCACAGAGGGAGCCAGAGATAATGATATGTAAATTTCTATTTAATatgttgtggggttttttttcatctctGGCTCTTTATGAGACAAGAAAAGGAACGTGTCGTTTTTGCTGTCTTTTTCCTACCCTCTGTTTTTCAGGGCTGTTGAAACAGCCAGATTTATTTGCCAGTCCTGGCACCTTTGAGCTCTGATATTACAGAGGAGATGTCTGGATAGAGTAGAGAAAGAGGATGAGGCCACGGAAAGCTCAAACATTTGTCTTGGATCTCTGCTCTTCTTTATTTAGTGAAATATTAATAGGCTGCCGCAGGCCACTGGTGTTATGCATTGTGCCTTGCACTTTGGTGGAAAGGTTGCTGAGTGGAGCAATTGATTCCCTTCATTGTGGGATGATCACTCTAATTAAGCATCCGACCCCCACATACCCCTCCCCAACACCCCTCCTTCCCTCGCATCCCACACTCCTCTCCTCTGTCTCCTGCCTCTTGTTCGTAGTCTGCAGGTGAAGGCttctaggttttttttttttccagagcagAGCTGCTTCAGAGTGCTGCTGA
The window above is part of the Denticeps clupeoides chromosome 6, fDenClu1.1, whole genome shotgun sequence genome. Proteins encoded here:
- the pou4f4 gene encoding brain-specific homeobox/POU domain protein 3-like — encoded protein: MMSMNSKQAFSMHPILHEPKYTPLPTSSEAIRRACLPTPSLQGNIFAGFDETLLQRAEALAAVDIVAQKSHPFKPDATYHTMTTMTSMTCTPTSSSAHLHHPSVLTSHHHPHHPHHQPTQGLEGDLLDHLTPGLSLGGMPGGDVCSTAAHPHSHMSAINHMQHHHPQAMNMHPHGLAAHASLAVVGDSEPDPRELESFAERFKQRRIKLGVTQADVGSALANLKIPGVGCLSQSTICRFESLTLSHNNMVALKPILEAWLEEAERAQREKMSKPEIFNGGDKKRKRTSIAAPEKRSLEAYFAVQPRPSSEKIAAIAEKLDLKKNVVRVWFCNQRQKQKRMKFSATH